The following proteins are co-located in the Zonotrichia albicollis isolate bZonAlb1 chromosome 1, bZonAlb1.hap1, whole genome shotgun sequence genome:
- the PRR15 gene encoding proline-rich protein 15, whose translation MADSAAATAAPRAGVKGSAGPWWKSLTNKKKHKEAAVAPPHPVASETPADTPSPDGREEQSGPFGSGDAAGTAVGNRRSLRVSHSGRFKERRKVRTSLLADSPEVFDGGGAPGHAAQGPE comes from the coding sequence ATGGCGGACAGCGCCGCGGCCACCGCCGCTCCTCGGGCCGGCGTCAAGGGCTCGGCCGGGCCCTGGTGGAAATCGCTGACCAACAAGAAGAAGCACAAGGAAGCAGCGGTAGCCCCGCCGCACCCCGTCGCCAGCGAGACCCCCGCCGACACCCCCAGCCCCGACGGCCGGGAGGAACAGTCCGGTCCCTTCGGCAGCGGCGACGCCGCGGGAACCGCAGTCGGCAACCGGCGGAGCCTCCGGGTGTCCCATTCGGGCCGCTTTAAGGAGCGGCGGAAGGTGCGCACCTCGCTGCTGGCCGACAGCCCCGAGGTCTTCGACGGCGGCGGCGCCCCAGGCCACGCCGCCCAAGGGCCCGAGTAG